In the genome of Desulfovibrio sp., one region contains:
- a CDS encoding class I SAM-dependent methyltransferase, whose translation MGTVDEKQQKQREFWNARSRTFPRFEEGDHTYEAKMLRHAMENGVDFTNKRILDVGCGSGMYTLRLARMGEHVTAVDVSDEMLRLLREDAAAMHITNITTVCSGWDDFSAHERFDVVFASMTPAIESDASREKLMQYAADKVVFMGFSDRMLSNVMQGLHEHYGIAPKIFNNAQDMRSWLDRNGVPYTAIPVTGQWVVAKSREDLVDVCLTTLREYGAEPDPRFVEAHVETFKDEQGQYVERTDYVIEMIIWQKR comes from the coding sequence ATGGGAACTGTAGACGAAAAACAGCAAAAGCAGCGTGAATTCTGGAATGCCCGCTCGCGCACCTTCCCGCGCTTTGAGGAAGGCGATCATACCTACGAGGCCAAGATGCTTCGTCACGCCATGGAAAACGGAGTGGATTTCACCAATAAACGCATTCTGGATGTGGGCTGTGGCAGCGGCATGTACACCCTGCGTCTGGCGCGCATGGGCGAGCACGTCACGGCGGTGGACGTGTCCGACGAGATGCTGCGCCTGCTGCGCGAAGACGCCGCGGCCATGCACATCACCAACATTACCACCGTATGCTCCGGCTGGGATGACTTTTCTGCCCATGAACGCTTTGACGTTGTTTTTGCCTCAATGACGCCAGCCATTGAAAGCGACGCAAGTAGAGAAAAGCTCATGCAGTATGCCGCCGACAAGGTGGTTTTTATGGGCTTTTCAGACCGCATGCTCTCCAACGTCATGCAGGGCCTGCACGAGCACTACGGCATTGCCCCAAAAATTTTCAACAATGCCCAGGATATGCGATCCTGGCTTGACCGCAATGGCGTGCCCTACACAGCCATCCCGGTCACGGGCCAGTGGGTGGTGGCAAAAAGCCGTGAGGATCTTGTGGACGTCTGCCTCACCACCCTGCGTGAATACGGCGCGGAACCCGACCCGCGCTTTGTGGAAGCGCACGTGGAGACATTCAAGGATGAACAAGGCCAGTATGTGGAACGCACGGACTATGTCATCGAGATGATCATATGGCAAAAGCGCTGA
- a CDS encoding ABC transporter substrate-binding protein, with amino-acid sequence MAKALSLLLLALALLSGAAPAGARPVTDAMGRLVEVPEPQNVRRVIALGSSMAFVTYLGAQDRIVGVEDIDKAVIAKPYVLCNRERFKDLPVVGKAGAVRVPNYERIVALNPDVVFIISTDPSEPDQIQRKLRVPVIALSQGLPAFDSEIFFESILLAGNILGREERAQELVTGIGDLAKRLPAPAEQAMVQAYMGGLSYKGNQDIKSTAADFLPFTLSGVKNMVDGMGQSGHFFINREFLLAADPPLIFIDGNGLPLIRQALDSERRYYERLTALTSGNTWLLLPHTAYFNNPEVLYINAFFMAKAAYPQRYSSLDPEALADEIFILFNGFPLYEDMVRVTGRPGRLQLTAQGLDYAR; translated from the coding sequence ATGGCAAAAGCGCTGAGTCTGCTCCTGCTGGCTCTGGCGCTGCTGTCGGGCGCGGCTCCTGCCGGGGCGCGCCCCGTCACCGACGCCATGGGCCGCCTTGTGGAAGTGCCGGAGCCGCAAAACGTGCGGCGCGTTATCGCCCTTGGCAGCAGCATGGCCTTTGTGACCTACCTTGGCGCGCAGGACAGGATCGTGGGCGTGGAGGACATCGACAAGGCCGTCATTGCCAAGCCCTATGTGCTCTGCAACCGCGAGCGCTTCAAAGACCTGCCCGTGGTCGGCAAGGCCGGGGCCGTGCGCGTGCCCAACTATGAACGTATTGTGGCCCTCAACCCGGATGTGGTCTTTATCATCTCCACTGATCCGTCAGAACCTGACCAGATCCAGCGCAAGCTGCGCGTGCCGGTCATTGCCCTGAGTCAGGGGCTGCCCGCCTTTGACAGCGAGATTTTTTTTGAGTCCATCCTCCTTGCCGGAAACATTCTGGGCAGGGAAGAACGCGCTCAGGAACTGGTCACGGGCATTGGCGATCTGGCCAAACGCCTGCCCGCCCCGGCTGAACAAGCGATGGTGCAGGCCTACATGGGCGGGCTTTCCTACAAGGGCAACCAGGACATCAAAAGCACGGCCGCCGACTTTCTGCCCTTCACGCTTTCGGGCGTAAAAAACATGGTCGATGGTATGGGCCAATCAGGACATTTTTTCATCAACAGGGAATTTCTGCTGGCGGCCGACCCGCCCCTGATCTTCATAGACGGCAACGGGCTGCCGCTCATACGCCAGGCGCTGGACAGCGAACGGCGGTATTATGAACGCCTCACAGCCCTCACAAGCGGCAACACCTGGCTGCTGCTGCCCCACACGGCCTATTTCAACAATCCTGAAGTGCTGTATATCAATGCCTTTTTCATGGCCAAGGCAGCCTACCCCCAAAGATATTCCAGCCTTGATCCCGAGGCGCTGGCCGATGAAATATTCATTCTTTTCAACGGCTTCCCCCTGTATGAAGACATGGTGCGCGTCACCGGCAGGCCGGGCAGACTGCAACTGACCGCACAGGGGCTGGACTATGCCCGGTAA
- a CDS encoding FmdE family protein has protein sequence MDQSASDRLNRAVTFHGHLCPGLVIGLRAVEAVMAHPVLGQAAYGKLVCVTENDACGVDAIQSLLGCSAGKGNLVARPRGKHAYSFFDRESGASLRLCLQVNKSEQASRDEWQQTLMDMPLEKLFSAAAPDYAIPEAPRIFSTIACEVCGEGVAEPMLRLEDGKKVCLDCQHTYHRRW, from the coding sequence ATGGACCAATCAGCTTCGGACAGGCTCAACAGGGCCGTAACCTTTCACGGGCATCTTTGCCCCGGCCTTGTCATCGGTTTGCGCGCCGTGGAGGCTGTGATGGCCCACCCCGTGCTTGGGCAGGCCGCCTACGGCAAGCTTGTTTGCGTTACAGAAAACGACGCCTGCGGTGTGGACGCCATTCAAAGCCTGCTCGGCTGTTCGGCTGGCAAGGGCAATCTTGTGGCGCGCCCGCGCGGCAAACACGCCTATTCCTTTTTTGACCGCGAAAGCGGCGCGTCCTTGCGCCTGTGCCTGCAGGTCAATAAAAGCGAACAGGCCAGCAGGGATGAATGGCAGCAAACCCTTATGGACATGCCGCTTGAAAAACTATTCAGCGCGGCGGCCCCGGACTATGCAATCCCTGAAGCTCCCCGCATTTTTTCCACCATAGCCTGCGAAGTCTGCGGCGAGGGCGTGGCGGAACCCATGCTGCGCCTTGAGGACGGCAAAAAGGTCTGCCTGGACTGCCAGCATACATACCACCGGCGCTGGTAA
- a CDS encoding tetratricopeptide repeat protein yields MKARYDDLDEYIADLKAEIAGNEQCANHHYNLGLALLSKRDFVAAEESFLEAVRNSPHLAEAYVQLGGICLERGDLDGCLRYNEEAANCRAKFPVPWGNIAFVHLQRGEPDKAITALNKALKWDPNFVQAQNALATAYFMKGNYKACEEQCLAIIKKEPAFAPAWNNLALAYFDQGEHAKAKEAAETAQKLGFEVPEGFMQELKENAG; encoded by the coding sequence ATGAAAGCTCGCTACGACGATCTGGACGAGTATATTGCAGACCTCAAGGCGGAAATTGCCGGAAATGAGCAATGCGCCAACCATCACTATAATCTGGGCCTGGCCCTTTTGAGCAAGCGCGACTTTGTGGCCGCCGAAGAATCCTTTCTGGAGGCCGTGCGCAATTCGCCGCACCTGGCCGAGGCCTACGTGCAGCTTGGCGGCATCTGCCTTGAACGCGGCGACCTTGACGGCTGCCTGCGCTACAATGAAGAAGCCGCCAACTGCCGCGCCAAGTTCCCCGTGCCGTGGGGCAATATCGCCTTTGTACACCTGCAGCGCGGCGAACCCGACAAGGCCATCACCGCCCTGAACAAGGCCCTCAAGTGGGACCCCAACTTTGTGCAGGCGCAAAACGCCCTGGCCACGGCCTATTTCATGAAGGGCAACTACAAGGCCTGCGAAGAACAGTGCCTGGCCATCATCAAAAAAGAACCCGCCTTTGCCCCTGCCTGGAACAACCTTGCGCTGGCCTATTTTGACCAGGGCGAGCATGCCAAGGCCAAAGAAGCGGCGGAAACAGCCCAAAAGCTCGGCTTTGAAGTGCCCGAAGGATTCATGCAAGAGCTCAAGGAAAACGCCGGCTAA
- the cobT gene encoding nicotinate-nucleotide--dimethylbenzimidazole phosphoribosyltransferase: MALERIFPDLHIEPLRQQDLDAAQAHLDDLTKPRGSLGRLEDLARRLYAMRRGQVPLRVQPALMLTVAGDHGVAAQGVSPFPQAVTRQMVQNFFGGGAAINVLCRSMGMELRVVDAGCAGGPFAPNPMLLDCRLGDGTADMTLGPAMSVETCLKGLRAGVKLAHDAADKGYQCLGVGEMGIANSTAGTALYCALLHLEPEVMAGPGAGADAAMVKHKAQVVRKALAVNEKAVRSGDPLKVLAALGGYEIVVMSGIMLGAASRRLPVLVDGFICSAAYVAALHICPVLAEYAVLSHASAEQGHGRALARLEEATPEQRPLLHLDMRLGEGTGGAVAYGLLRCAADIYNDMATFSAAGVAEQTC; this comes from the coding sequence ATGGCACTTGAAAGGATTTTTCCCGACCTGCATATCGAACCTTTGCGCCAGCAGGATCTGGATGCGGCCCAGGCGCATCTCGACGACCTCACCAAACCCAGAGGCAGCCTCGGCAGGCTTGAAGATCTGGCCCGCAGGCTCTACGCCATGCGTAGGGGGCAGGTGCCCCTGCGGGTACAGCCTGCGCTCATGCTAACCGTTGCGGGCGATCACGGCGTGGCGGCTCAGGGGGTTTCGCCTTTTCCGCAGGCCGTGACGCGCCAGATGGTGCAGAATTTTTTTGGCGGCGGCGCGGCCATCAACGTGCTGTGCCGCAGCATGGGCATGGAACTGCGTGTTGTGGACGCCGGTTGCGCTGGCGGCCCGTTTGCGCCGAACCCCATGCTGCTGGACTGCCGCCTCGGTGACGGCACGGCGGATATGACGCTTGGCCCGGCCATGAGTGTGGAAACCTGCCTCAAGGGGTTGCGTGCGGGCGTCAAACTGGCTCATGACGCCGCAGACAAAGGATATCAGTGTCTTGGCGTGGGGGAAATGGGCATTGCCAACTCCACTGCGGGTACGGCCCTTTACTGCGCGCTGCTGCACCTTGAACCTGAGGTCATGGCAGGGCCGGGGGCGGGAGCCGATGCGGCCATGGTGAAGCACAAGGCCCAGGTAGTGCGCAAGGCCCTGGCCGTTAACGAAAAAGCGGTGCGCAGCGGCGATCCCTTGAAAGTTCTGGCCGCTCTTGGCGGCTACGAGATTGTGGTAATGAGCGGCATCATGCTGGGCGCGGCCTCGCGGCGCTTGCCCGTGCTGGTGGATGGCTTCATTTGCAGCGCGGCCTATGTGGCGGCCTTGCACATATGCCCGGTTCTGGCCGAGTACGCTGTGCTGTCCCATGCCTCGGCAGAGCAGGGGCACGGTCGGGCGCTGGCCCGGCTGGAGGAGGCCACGCCCGAACAGCGGCCCCTGCTGCACCTCGACATGCGGTTGGGCGAGGGCACCGGGGGGGCCGTGGCCTATGGCCTGCTACGCTGCGCCGCCGACATCTATAATGATATGGCCACATTCAGCGCTGCCGGTGTGGCGGAGCAAACATGCTGA
- a CDS encoding ferredoxin — MGYNVNVDVDKCIGCGECVDVCPVEVYEIKDGKSEPVNAEECLGCESCVEVCEVSAITIEEN; from the coding sequence ATGGGTTACAATGTGAATGTTGACGTGGACAAGTGCATCGGCTGTGGCGAATGCGTGGATGTTTGCCCCGTTGAAGTTTATGAAATCAAGGACGGTAAGTCCGAACCGGTGAACGCTGAAGAATGCCTCGGCTGTGAATCCTGTGTCGAAGTCTGTGAAGTCAGCGCCATTACCATTGAAGAAAACTAA
- a CDS encoding oligopeptide/dipeptide ABC transporter ATP-binding protein, translated as MLTMTDGARGDLDAPRADGVTITPATCPAADPAVDPAAGLAADSAAGLAADSATDPAAGPAVYPAAGLAADPAVDPAAAPLLELREVSRRFAVRRGFFAEQRLLTAVDAVSLCLYPGESLGLVGESGCGKSTLGRLACGLLAPSEGQALLGGRDLPPAGANSWASGQIQMVFQDPFSSLNPRLSARASIAEPLAARNIPRGERLRLADEMLATVGLEGMGGRYPHEFSGGQRQRIAVARALITRPQVVVCDEPVSALDASVQAQILNLLRDVQEHFGPAYLFISHDLSVVGFLCRRIVVMYLGQVVEEASAEQLFSGAAHPYTQALMAAMPTGEGGGYLAPPLEGELPSPLDPPNGCRFHPRCPKAQDICRREAPAWKERAPDWRARCWFA; from the coding sequence ATGCTGACCATGACAGACGGTGCCAGGGGGGATTTGGATGCGCCTCGCGCGGACGGCGTGACGATAACTCCCGCTACATGCCCTGCCGCAGACCCGGCAGTAGACCCGGCCGCAGGCCTTGCTGCTGATTCCGCCGCAGGCCTTGCCGCAGATTCTGCCACAGACCCTGCCGCAGGCCCGGCAGTATACCCGGCCGCAGGCCTTGCCGCAGACCCGGCAGTAGACCCGGCCGCAGCCCCTCTGCTTGAACTGCGCGAAGTTTCACGGCGTTTTGCCGTCAGGCGGGGTTTTTTTGCCGAGCAGCGCCTTCTTACGGCTGTGGACGCCGTGAGCCTTTGTCTTTATCCCGGTGAAAGTCTGGGGCTTGTGGGCGAATCGGGCTGCGGCAAATCGACTTTGGGGCGGCTTGCCTGCGGTCTGCTCGCACCCTCAGAGGGGCAGGCGCTGCTTGGCGGCAGGGATTTGCCCCCGGCAGGGGCCAACAGCTGGGCCTCCGGGCAGATTCAGATGGTATTTCAGGACCCTTTTTCTTCACTCAACCCACGGCTTTCCGCCAGGGCCTCCATTGCCGAGCCTCTGGCTGCGCGCAACATTCCCCGGGGCGAACGCCTCAGGCTGGCTGACGAAATGCTTGCCACCGTGGGGCTTGAAGGCATGGGGGGAAGGTACCCTCACGAATTTTCGGGCGGCCAGCGTCAGCGCATAGCCGTGGCCCGCGCGCTTATCACCCGGCCTCAGGTGGTGGTATGCGATGAGCCCGTGTCCGCTCTGGACGCCTCGGTGCAGGCGCAGATACTGAACTTGCTGCGCGACGTGCAGGAACACTTTGGCCCGGCCTATCTTTTCATTTCGCACGACCTTTCCGTGGTGGGTTTTTTGTGCAGGCGCATTGTGGTCATGTATCTGGGGCAGGTGGTGGAAGAAGCCTCAGCGGAGCAGCTTTTTTCCGGCGCGGCCCACCCCTACACGCAGGCGCTCATGGCCGCCATGCCCACGGGCGAGGGCGGGGGCTATCTTGCCCCGCCGCTGGAAGGCGAACTGCCAAGCCCTCTGGACCCGCCGAACGGCTGCCGTTTTCATCCCCGTTGCCCCAAGGCGCAGGATATTTGC
- a CDS encoding YkgJ family cysteine cluster protein — protein sequence MIPDLTDIFARYENLRAEADTLFDRVREACPQCVTCKEGCSDCCHAMFDLSLVEAMYIHRAFEKAFNYGPERSAILERASELDRHITRLKRELYRAEKDGESPEAIMSVAAKVKMRCPLLDDEDRCLLYEARPITCRLYGVPTAIGGQGHVCGFSAFEKGRSYPTVHMDKMQARLEDLSKEIATAAKSRFKELHEVYVPLSMALLTRYDEAYLGIGPAKKED from the coding sequence ATGATCCCTGATCTGACCGACATTTTCGCCCGTTATGAAAACCTGCGGGCTGAGGCCGACACCCTCTTTGACCGGGTACGGGAGGCATGTCCGCAGTGCGTGACCTGTAAAGAAGGCTGTAGCGACTGCTGCCACGCCATGTTCGACCTTTCGCTGGTGGAGGCCATGTATATTCACAGGGCCTTTGAAAAAGCTTTCAATTACGGGCCCGAACGCTCGGCCATTCTGGAGCGCGCTTCTGAACTGGATCGCCACATCACCCGCCTCAAGCGCGAACTGTACCGCGCTGAGAAAGACGGCGAAAGCCCCGAAGCCATCATGTCCGTGGCCGCCAAAGTCAAGATGCGCTGTCCGCTGCTGGACGATGAAGATCGCTGCCTTTTGTATGAAGCCAGACCCATCACCTGTCGGCTTTACGGCGTGCCCACGGCCATTGGCGGCCAGGGGCACGTATGCGGGTTCTCGGCTTTTGAAAAGGGCCGTTCCTACCCCACGGTGCATATGGACAAGATGCAGGCCAGGCTTGAAGATCTGAGCAAGGAAATTGCCACTGCCGCCAAGTCGCGCTTCAAGGAACTGCATGAAGTCTATGTGCCGCTGTCCATGGCGCTGCTGACCCGCTATGACGAGGCGTACCTTGGCATAGGCCCCGCCAAGAAAGAAGATTAG
- a CDS encoding trypsin-like peptidase domain-containing protein — MTQTLTTIYAQVPSRVRSLCGQRHFCGVHRTLSWALYWTLLTLLSGGLLTLAPAQAGAAPQENSPRMTPVVRAVQAVAPAVVNITSTHMIQGQYLSPLEQFFGPGFGLSPDFGGPSPRNQKRESLGTGVIVDGKKGLVLTNAHVIAGGDEVMVRLLDGREFPAIVRGADPDFDIAVLEIRAPQNLPAVRLGDSDDVMPGETVIAIGNPFGFSHTVTTGVVSALGRTIRSRNSAFTDLIQTDAAINPGNSGGPLLNLEGVLIGINTAVDARAEGIGFAIPVNKARRVMADLVDSGKVAPLWLGLDVQDVDVQTAMALGLKNARGVLINMVFPGTPADKAQIRPGDILDTINATPVRDRRDYLDILRNQTPDAKLRLALRRDGRAVTVEVVPAPFTDENARALMEKRWGFSAVQTSGGVVVNSVNKQGASSFLRKGDAITAVGANPVREMNDLLQAFRRERMAGQVLLQVMRNGKGYYARIMP, encoded by the coding sequence ATGACCCAAACTCTCACAACCATATATGCCCAGGTTCCCTCCAGGGTTCGTTCCCTGTGCGGGCAACGGCATTTTTGCGGCGTCCACCGCACCTTGTCCTGGGCGCTCTACTGGACCTTGCTGACGCTTCTTTCCGGCGGGCTGCTTACCCTTGCCCCTGCGCAGGCAGGCGCGGCCCCTCAGGAAAACAGCCCGCGCATGACCCCTGTGGTTCGCGCCGTGCAGGCCGTTGCTCCGGCTGTGGTCAACATCACCAGCACCCATATGATTCAGGGGCAATATCTTTCGCCTCTGGAACAGTTTTTTGGGCCGGGCTTTGGATTGAGCCCGGATTTCGGCGGCCCCTCCCCCCGCAACCAGAAGCGCGAAAGCCTGGGAACAGGCGTTATTGTTGACGGCAAAAAGGGACTCGTGCTCACCAACGCCCACGTTATCGCGGGCGGCGACGAAGTCATGGTACGCCTGCTTGACGGGCGTGAGTTCCCCGCCATCGTGCGGGGGGCCGACCCTGATTTCGACATAGCCGTACTGGAGATCAGGGCCCCGCAGAATCTTCCGGCAGTGCGCCTTGGAGATTCTGACGACGTGATGCCGGGCGAGACCGTCATTGCCATAGGCAACCCCTTCGGCTTCAGCCATACGGTCACGACGGGTGTGGTTTCCGCCCTGGGGCGCACCATACGCAGCCGCAACAGCGCCTTTACCGACCTCATACAGACCGACGCGGCCATCAATCCCGGCAACAGCGGCGGCCCCCTGCTCAATCTGGAGGGCGTGCTTATCGGCATCAACACTGCCGTGGACGCCAGGGCCGAGGGCATAGGCTTTGCCATCCCCGTCAACAAGGCCCGCCGGGTTATGGCCGACCTTGTGGACAGCGGCAAGGTCGCTCCCCTGTGGCTCGGGCTTGACGTGCAGGATGTGGACGTGCAAACCGCCATGGCGCTGGGCCTCAAGAACGCGCGCGGCGTGCTGATCAATATGGTTTTTCCCGGCACTCCTGCCGACAAGGCCCAGATACGCCCCGGCGACATTCTGGACACCATCAATGCAACGCCCGTGCGCGACCGACGCGACTATCTTGATATTTTGCGCAACCAGACGCCAGACGCAAAGCTGCGCCTGGCCCTGCGGCGGGACGGCCGGGCCGTGACGGTCGAGGTTGTTCCCGCGCCCTTTACGGATGAAAACGCCCGCGCTCTCATGGAAAAACGCTGGGGTTTCAGCGCGGTGCAGACATCCGGCGGCGTTGTGGTCAACAGCGTCAACAAGCAGGGGGCTTCAAGTTTCTTGCGCAAGGGCGATGCAATCACCGCTGTGGGGGCCAACCCTGTACGCGAGATGAACGATCTGTTGCAGGCCTTCCGGCGCGAACGCATGGCCGGGCAGGTGCTTTTGCAGGTCATGCGTAACGGCAAGGGCTATTACGCCAGAATAATGCCCTGA
- a CDS encoding TonB-dependent receptor, which produces MKLVLSLCLLAVMAFPRAGIAAGSDNLMQDVFVLDPIKVTGRMEEDNLDRTTAIVVEKNRSNNVADYLVRDPEISFKRKAAMGDSSDIISIRGMESKRIMLNLDGRDISSTGMSGGNYIDFGTIPLDNIEKIEVIKGGSSVEYGNSALGGVINAYTRRPTEQPHFSAYATMGGWKDFYDFHNVRGSYAQKFNAIGLSVGLSHQHADPFLRNNDYDSFHFNPKLYIDLPWRAELTLGYNYSQTRRGLIRSNRNDGNPASDANPDVPGFSSAIDSNYPTASGESFAGGSPTPSMTVIGDGAHWTKYRHLMDFTYRQEFLETAYFEVSGFKNSESRREKNYADVDARMQLKTTNPRDFNPSQTRNGDLVLDRNVIVDNTYGFKFKTGVTVHGHELMTGVEYKRLTPGPITVEYVDENYNKAGANKWTGKMDSAEAGRPATVTGAFLADKFSITDSLRLDMGLRYDSFSYSPEGQDKHLLNSQLSPKIMLTYDFTEHQSASLALYQNYRTPTIPELYWNSQASSRDATVNVPYLVGKDIKPETARGIDAAYKYSFGGKGFLKLSGFYYTVQDYIVHKPVYVNRSPSYQAWAAYNIDAEIYGATLSGSYDLLDTVTVNAAITRQDSKKTNDPADPNGVLDRLEYIPDWKGTLGTTWKINEQFTLDAVLTYVGQRNYYVNTAQLRKGTLHDYATLGASLSYRVDEHLTLEAYADNITNTQYEEAWGYPALGINAGVSIKWEL; this is translated from the coding sequence ATGAAACTTGTTCTCAGTCTGTGCTTGCTGGCAGTTATGGCCTTTCCCCGAGCGGGGATCGCGGCCGGTTCCGACAACCTCATGCAGGATGTCTTTGTTCTGGATCCCATAAAGGTTACCGGACGTATGGAAGAAGACAATCTGGACAGAACAACCGCCATTGTTGTGGAAAAAAACCGCAGCAACAACGTGGCCGACTACCTGGTGCGCGACCCTGAAATATCCTTCAAGCGCAAGGCCGCCATGGGAGACAGCAGCGACATCATTTCCATACGGGGCATGGAATCCAAAAGAATCATGCTCAACCTTGATGGGCGTGATATCAGTTCCACGGGCATGTCCGGCGGCAACTATATCGACTTTGGCACCATCCCGCTGGACAATATCGAGAAGATTGAGGTCATCAAGGGCGGCAGTTCGGTTGAATACGGCAACAGCGCCCTTGGCGGGGTCATCAACGCCTATACCCGTCGGCCCACGGAGCAGCCCCATTTCAGCGCTTACGCCACCATGGGCGGCTGGAAGGACTTTTACGATTTTCACAACGTGCGCGGCAGCTATGCCCAGAAGTTCAACGCCATCGGCCTCAGCGTGGGCCTGAGCCATCAGCACGCCGACCCCTTTTTGCGCAACAACGACTACGACTCCTTCCACTTCAACCCCAAGCTCTACATCGACCTGCCCTGGCGGGCAGAACTCACCCTGGGGTACAACTACAGCCAGACCCGGCGCGGGCTTATCCGCAGCAACAGAAACGACGGCAACCCCGCCAGCGACGCCAATCCGGATGTGCCCGGCTTCAGTTCCGCCATTGACTCCAACTACCCAACAGCCAGCGGCGAAAGCTTTGCCGGTGGTTCGCCCACGCCTTCCATGACGGTTATCGGCGACGGCGCGCACTGGACCAAGTACCGCCACCTTATGGATTTCACCTATCGGCAGGAGTTTCTTGAAACCGCCTACTTTGAAGTCTCCGGTTTCAAGAACAGCGAAAGCCGCCGTGAAAAAAACTATGCGGACGTTGACGCCCGCATGCAGTTAAAAACAACGAATCCCAGAGACTTTAATCCCTCCCAAACAAGAAACGGCGACCTCGTACTGGACCGTAACGTCATTGTGGACAATACCTACGGCTTCAAGTTCAAAACGGGCGTCACCGTTCATGGCCACGAGCTCATGACGGGTGTTGAATACAAAAGGCTGACCCCCGGCCCCATCACCGTTGAATATGTGGACGAAAACTACAACAAGGCCGGGGCCAACAAGTGGACGGGCAAGATGGACTCCGCAGAAGCAGGCAGGCCCGCCACGGTCACGGGTGCCTTTCTGGCCGACAAGTTCTCCATCACCGACAGCCTGCGTCTTGATATGGGCCTGCGCTACGACAGTTTCAGCTACAGCCCTGAAGGTCAGGACAAACATCTTTTAAACTCGCAGCTTTCCCCAAAGATCATGCTCACGTATGACTTTACCGAACACCAGTCCGCCTCCCTTGCGCTGTACCAGAATTACAGAACCCCCACCATCCCGGAACTGTACTGGAACTCGCAGGCATCATCGCGGGACGCCACGGTCAACGTGCCCTATCTGGTGGGCAAGGACATAAAGCCCGAAACCGCGCGCGGCATTGACGCTGCCTATAAATACAGCTTCGGGGGCAAGGGTTTTCTCAAGCTTTCCGGCTTTTACTACACCGTTCAGGACTACATCGTTCACAAACCTGTCTACGTTAACCGGTCGCCGAGCTACCAGGCCTGGGCCGCCTACAATATCGACGCCGAAATATACGGGGCCACCCTGAGCGGCAGCTATGATTTGCTGGACACTGTGACGGTCAACGCCGCCATCACCAGGCAGGACAGCAAAAAAACCAATGACCCTGCCGACCCCAACGGCGTGCTGGACAGGCTGGAATACATCCCCGACTGGAAGGGAACCCTTGGAACCACCTGGAAAATCAACGAACAGTTCACCCTTGACGCCGTGCTGACCTATGTGGGGCAACGCAACTACTACGTCAATACGGCCCAGTTGCGTAAGGGCACGCTGCACGACTACGCCACCCTTGGCGCAAGCCTCAGCTACAGGGTTGACGAACACCTTACTCTTGAAGCCTATGCGGACAACATAACCAACACCCAGTATGAAGAAGCCTGGGGATACCCGGCACTGGGAATCAACGCGGGGGTCAGCATCAAATGGGAACTGTAG